In the genome of Staphylococcus durrellii, one region contains:
- a CDS encoding DUF951 domain-containing protein, which yields MTAQYNLNDIVEMKKQHACGTNRFKIIRMGADIRIKCENCQRSIMIPRQTFNKKLKKVLVSNQVEEDKENN from the coding sequence GTGACAGCGCAATATAACCTTAATGATATAGTAGAAATGAAAAAACAACATGCATGCGGCACAAATCGTTTTAAAATTATTCGTATGGGCGCAGACATTCGTATAAAATGTGAAAATTGTCAGCGTAGTATTATGATCCCAAGACAGACATTCAATAAAAAATTAAAAAAAGTACTTGTGTCTAATCAAGTAGAGGAAGATAAGGAGAATAACTAA
- a CDS encoding type 1 glutamine amidotransferase domain-containing protein — translation MKKIIIVNTSSDFFGEHYKKTGLWFGELVHFYDYFNDNNYEIDIYNISGGNTPIDPVSLSPAILDKTTKAYYKNQNFMDLLKYAQPISEANPTYYDCIYFTGGHGVMYDFTDNEYIQEAVKHIYNNGGIVAAVCHGIAALVNVKNADGRFFIDNKEITSFSNTEELLANRSKYVPYKLETKLKSRGAKYSKAKLPFRPFVKVRDRLVTGQNPQSSKQVAQAIDALWRLD, via the coding sequence GTGAAAAAAATTATAATTGTAAACACAAGCTCAGATTTCTTTGGTGAACATTACAAAAAAACGGGACTTTGGTTCGGAGAATTAGTACATTTTTATGATTATTTTAATGATAATAACTATGAAATCGATATTTATAACATTAGCGGTGGTAATACGCCGATCGACCCCGTTAGTCTTAGCCCAGCAATACTAGATAAAACTACAAAAGCATATTACAAAAACCAAAATTTCATGGATTTATTAAAATACGCGCAACCTATTAGTGAAGCTAATCCAACCTATTATGATTGCATATATTTCACTGGTGGACATGGCGTGATGTATGACTTTACAGATAATGAGTATATTCAAGAAGCGGTTAAACACATTTACAACAATGGCGGTATTGTTGCTGCCGTTTGTCACGGTATTGCCGCCTTAGTAAATGTAAAAAATGCTGACGGGAGATTTTTTATCGATAATAAAGAAATAACAAGTTTTTCCAATACAGAAGAGCTATTAGCTAATCGTAGTAAGTACGTACCTTATAAATTAGAAACAAAATTAAAAAGCCGGGGTGCCAAATACAGTAAAGCCAAACTACCATTTAGACCTTTCGTAAAAGTAAGAGACAGATTGGTAACTGGACAAAATCCACAATCTTCAAAACAAGTAGCGCAAGCAATAGATGCGTTGTGGCGTTTAGACTGA
- a CDS encoding low temperature requirement protein A: MTELFFDLIFVYILATINHTIEGLSHNLMSPEGLGKSFMLFLVFYTIWIYRTLLVNRLFNKKWYQYLFVFIDMFLIIILSKAINGDFQHTFKPFVLTSALVYFSIIIQYFINYKLSGPKVDARLVKVYSTGLSLTVIIALISILLPSQVNFWVYFIGIFIVAVYPLLFYSVSEENAIFFNHLTERLSLLIILLFGEGLVLLIQNIELNHVNIMDTLYFVFIIILFIVYTLHYKSTDKNTQSKTGFMTMYMHLFLIYSLDIIFLLMNKMLAEHHLSTGEIYGFVIFVIFFFIIVYSNVTAHKTKTANK, from the coding sequence ATGACGGAGTTGTTTTTTGATTTGATTTTCGTCTATATATTAGCAACGATTAATCACACGATTGAAGGATTGTCACATAATTTAATGTCACCGGAAGGATTAGGAAAAAGTTTTATGTTGTTCCTTGTATTCTATACGATTTGGATTTATCGTACATTGCTTGTAAATAGATTATTTAATAAGAAGTGGTACCAATATTTATTTGTTTTTATAGATATGTTTTTAATTATTATTTTGTCGAAAGCAATTAATGGTGACTTTCAACATACATTTAAGCCTTTTGTACTAACTTCAGCACTCGTTTATTTCAGCATTATTATTCAATATTTTATTAATTATAAACTTAGTGGACCAAAAGTTGATGCACGACTAGTGAAAGTATATTCGACAGGTTTATCACTTACTGTAATTATAGCACTAATATCTATATTACTTCCTTCACAAGTTAATTTTTGGGTGTATTTTATCGGCATATTTATCGTTGCAGTTTATCCATTACTATTCTATAGCGTATCAGAAGAAAATGCTATTTTCTTTAATCATTTAACCGAACGTCTAAGTTTATTAATTATATTATTGTTTGGTGAAGGGCTTGTATTATTAATTCAAAACATTGAATTAAATCATGTAAATATTATGGATACACTTTATTTTGTCTTCATAATTATTTTATTTATAGTTTATACATTGCATTATAAATCTACCGATAAAAATACTCAGAGTAAAACAGGTTTTATGACGATGTATATGCATTTATTCTTAATTTATTCGCTAGATATTATATTTTTATTGATGAATAAAATGCTAGCGGAACATCATTTAAGTACCGGAGAAATATATGGCTTTGTTATTTTTGTAATTTTCTTTTTCATCATTGTTTATAGTAATGTCACTGCGCATAAAACAAAGACAGCAAACAAGTGA
- a CDS encoding amidohydrolase family protein: MNSITFEEHFVLKEVQQQMGDALKPSPKGVPLQAMLEALEQQTGFTNEDELSKHDKRINFMNEQDVQMQVLSYGNGSPSLLTGDKAIELCQYTNDRLKQYIATHSDRFLGFATLPINEPKAAATELKRCINELDFKGALISGRSNGKFFDNPEFEVIFETAEQLDVPIYLHPAPISDDAYQAYYQSDNYSDATAATFASFGYGWHIDVGIHTMRLVLSGLFDRHPNLSIIIGHWGEFTPFFYERMDDIIHAPHLNHEPSYYFKNNFYITPSGMLTKPQFDMVKNAVGIDHILYAADYPYVQPENLGTFLEELGLTTEEQNKINYKNAERLLKLKQN; this comes from the coding sequence ATGAATAGTATTACTTTTGAAGAACACTTTGTATTAAAGGAAGTACAACAACAGATGGGTGATGCTTTAAAGCCATCACCTAAAGGCGTACCTTTACAAGCCATGTTAGAAGCATTGGAACAACAAACTGGATTTACTAACGAAGATGAATTAAGCAAACATGACAAACGAATTAATTTTATGAATGAACAAGACGTACAAATGCAAGTTTTATCTTATGGAAATGGTTCGCCGTCCCTACTCACGGGAGATAAAGCTATCGAGTTATGCCAGTATACGAATGATCGTTTAAAACAATATATCGCTACACATTCAGACCGTTTCCTCGGCTTTGCAACGTTACCAATTAATGAACCAAAAGCAGCAGCTACTGAATTAAAACGTTGTATTAATGAACTCGATTTTAAAGGCGCACTTATTTCCGGTCGTTCAAACGGTAAGTTTTTTGACAACCCTGAGTTCGAGGTTATTTTTGAAACGGCAGAACAACTTGATGTCCCAATCTATTTACATCCTGCACCAATAAGTGATGATGCATACCAAGCTTATTATCAAAGCGATAATTATTCAGATGCTACTGCTGCTACATTTGCTAGTTTCGGTTATGGATGGCATATCGACGTTGGTATTCACACAATGCGACTTGTGTTAAGTGGTTTATTTGATCGCCATCCTAATTTATCTATAATTATTGGTCATTGGGGAGAGTTTACACCATTTTTCTACGAACGTATGGACGATATTATACACGCACCTCATTTAAATCATGAACCAAGCTATTATTTTAAAAATAATTTTTATATCACACCAAGTGGCATGTTGACGAAACCACAATTCGATATGGTTAAAAACGCTGTTGGTATTGACCACATTTTATATGCTGCCGATTACCCTTATGTACAGCCAGAGAACCTAGGCACATTTCTAGAAGAATTAGGGTTAACTACTGAAGAACAAAATAAAATAAATTATAAAAACGCAGAACGTTTATTAAAGCTTAAACAAAATTAA
- the ychF gene encoding redox-regulated ATPase YchF yields the protein MALTAGIVGLPNVGKSTLFNAITKAGALAANYPFATIDPNVGIVEVPDSRLNVLTDMVNPKKTIPTTFEFTDIAGIVKGASKGEGLGNKFLSHIREVDAICQVVRAFDDDNVTHVSGRVNPIEDIEVINMELVLADLESVEKRLPKVEKMARQKDKDAVNEVRILTTIKEALEEGKPVRSIEFNDEDQKFVNQAQLLTSKDMLYIANVGEDEINDDENDKVKAIREYAEKEESEVIVISAKIEEEIAVLDEDDKAMFLEDLGIEEPGLNRLIRTTYDLLGLATYFTAGVEEVRAWTFTTGMTAPQCAGIIHTDFERGFIRAEVTSYDDYVEYNGEHGAKEAGKQRLEGKEYIMKDGDVVHFRFNV from the coding sequence ATGGCTTTAACAGCAGGTATTGTAGGTCTACCTAATGTAGGGAAGTCTACACTTTTCAATGCAATAACAAAAGCAGGTGCGCTAGCAGCAAACTATCCATTCGCAACAATTGATCCTAACGTCGGTATTGTAGAAGTGCCGGATAGTAGATTAAATGTTTTAACAGATATGGTTAACCCCAAAAAAACGATCCCAACTACATTTGAATTTACTGATATAGCGGGTATCGTAAAAGGTGCTTCTAAAGGTGAAGGCCTTGGTAATAAATTTTTATCTCATATCCGTGAAGTAGACGCGATTTGCCAAGTAGTGCGCGCATTCGATGACGACAATGTGACACACGTATCTGGTCGCGTGAATCCTATTGAAGATATCGAAGTTATAAATATGGAACTTGTATTGGCAGATTTAGAATCTGTAGAAAAACGTTTGCCTAAAGTAGAAAAAATGGCACGACAAAAAGATAAAGATGCAGTGAATGAAGTACGTATTTTAACAACAATTAAAGAAGCGTTAGAAGAAGGTAAACCGGTACGTAGTATAGAGTTTAATGATGAAGATCAAAAGTTTGTAAACCAAGCACAATTACTAACTTCAAAAGACATGTTATATATCGCTAACGTTGGCGAAGATGAAATTAACGACGATGAAAATGACAAAGTCAAAGCAATCCGTGAATACGCTGAAAAAGAAGAATCAGAGGTTATCGTTATTAGTGCTAAAATAGAAGAAGAAATTGCTGTCTTAGACGAAGATGACAAAGCAATGTTCCTTGAAGATTTAGGTATTGAAGAACCAGGTCTAAATCGTTTAATACGCACAACATATGACTTATTAGGTTTAGCAACATACTTTACAGCAGGTGTCGAAGAAGTACGCGCATGGACGTTTACGACAGGTATGACTGCCCCTCAATGTGCTGGTATTATTCATACTGACTTTGAACGTGGCTTTATACGTGCAGAAGTAACATCTTATGACGATTATGTAGAATACAACGGCGAACACGGCGCTAAAGAAGCAGGTAAACAGCGTTTAGAAGGTAAAGAATACATTATGAAAGACGGAGACGTCGTTCACTTTAGATTTAACGTATAA
- a CDS encoding mechanosensitive ion channel family protein: MNQVKSILGSLVEPLTKPETYQTLISNLIMIIVYIIIALIVIRITNKVIEQFFKVQNKGRKANKKRSQTLISLVQNVVTYVVWFIVVTTILSRLGIKVEGIIASAGVVGLAVGFGAQTVVKDIITGFFIIFENQFDVGDYVKINSGGTTVAEGTVKSIGLRSTRVNTISGELTVLPNGSMGEITNFSVTNGAAIVAIPIAVTENVDRVEEQLKELFISMRSKYYLFITTPEFIGVDEFTRDELILRISAETIPGEGASGARILRREIQHFFNAKGIEVPQPTMIQNDANSNI; encoded by the coding sequence TTGAATCAAGTTAAATCAATTCTAGGTTCACTTGTCGAACCTTTAACTAAACCAGAAACTTATCAAACGCTAATATCGAATTTAATTATGATAATCGTCTATATCATCATTGCATTAATCGTAATACGAATTACAAACAAAGTGATTGAACAATTCTTCAAAGTTCAAAATAAAGGCAGAAAAGCCAATAAGAAACGTTCACAAACACTGATTTCACTTGTGCAAAATGTCGTTACTTATGTAGTATGGTTTATCGTCGTAACAACTATCCTTAGCAGATTAGGTATTAAAGTTGAAGGTATAATTGCCAGCGCAGGCGTTGTCGGCTTAGCAGTTGGTTTTGGTGCTCAAACAGTCGTAAAAGATATTATTACAGGGTTTTTTATTATTTTTGAAAATCAATTTGACGTTGGTGATTATGTTAAAATAAATAGTGGAGGTACTACAGTAGCAGAAGGTACCGTTAAATCAATTGGGTTAAGATCAACACGTGTTAACACTATAAGTGGTGAACTCACAGTCTTACCAAATGGCAGTATGGGTGAAATTACTAACTTCTCTGTAACAAATGGTGCAGCAATCGTAGCAATACCTATTGCAGTTACTGAAAATGTTGATAGAGTAGAAGAACAGTTAAAAGAACTATTCATTTCTATGCGTTCGAAATATTATTTATTTATTACGACGCCAGAATTTATAGGTGTTGATGAATTTACAAGAGATGAACTTATTTTACGTATTTCTGCAGAGACAATCCCAGGCGAAGGTGCCTCGGGGGCGCGTATATTACGTAGAGAAATTCAACATTTCTTTAATGCAAAGGGAATTGAAGTACCGCAACCAACTATGATACAAAACGATGCTAATAGTAATATTTAA
- a CDS encoding NADP-dependent oxidoreductase, with translation MQAMVVHKYGNNPVQKEMMPLPSMNPYEVRVKIKAASVNPIDYKIRDGGLKLLLKFQFPLILGNDFAGVITEVGSKVEDFKVGDEVYGRPRKEKIGTFAEYISVDASEIALKPNKLSFEEAASIPLVGLTAYQALNDIMDLKAGNKVLIQAGAGGVGTFAIQLAKAMELYVATTASERGYELVKALGADEIINYKTEDFSQRLNNYDGAFDTLGGENLDKSFKVLKPHGTIASVSGIPTVKLAKQLNLNKFKQLLLRGASAKLVKRAQKYNVNYEFLFMQPSGEQLNTISNLINEGKIIPIIDKVYGFEQTQEALEYSSSGKAKGKIVISMDK, from the coding sequence ATGCAAGCTATGGTCGTTCACAAATACGGTAACAATCCTGTACAAAAAGAAATGATGCCATTACCAAGTATGAATCCTTATGAAGTTAGAGTGAAAATAAAAGCTGCAAGCGTTAATCCGATAGATTATAAAATACGTGATGGTGGTTTGAAACTATTATTAAAATTTCAATTTCCTTTAATATTGGGTAATGATTTTGCAGGTGTGATTACAGAAGTAGGTAGTAAGGTGGAAGACTTTAAAGTTGGTGATGAAGTATATGGCAGACCAAGAAAAGAGAAAATAGGTACATTTGCAGAGTATATTTCCGTCGATGCAAGTGAGATTGCGCTTAAACCAAACAAATTATCTTTTGAAGAAGCGGCGAGCATCCCTCTAGTAGGTCTAACTGCTTACCAAGCGCTTAACGATATTATGGATCTTAAAGCAGGGAATAAAGTACTAATCCAGGCAGGCGCAGGCGGTGTAGGCACCTTTGCGATTCAATTAGCAAAAGCTATGGAACTATATGTTGCTACAACGGCAAGTGAACGTGGCTATGAACTTGTAAAAGCATTAGGTGCTGACGAAATTATTAATTATAAGACCGAAGATTTCTCACAACGTTTAAATAATTATGACGGTGCTTTTGATACACTTGGTGGTGAAAATTTAGATAAATCATTTAAAGTATTGAAACCCCACGGCACGATTGCTTCGGTTTCTGGTATTCCAACGGTTAAATTAGCAAAACAGTTAAATCTTAATAAATTTAAACAATTGTTATTACGTGGTGCTTCTGCCAAACTAGTGAAACGTGCCCAAAAATACAATGTCAATTATGAGTTTTTATTTATGCAGCCGAGTGGAGAACAGCTAAATACTATTAGCAACTTAATAAATGAAGGCAAGATTATACCAATAATTGATAAAGTTTATGGATTTGAACAGACGCAAGAAGCATTAGAATATTCTAGTAGTGGTAAAGCAAAGGGAAAAATTGTAATTTCAATGGATAAATAA
- a CDS encoding alpha/beta hydrolase, giving the protein MHTLDLPGAKLRYYKVGQGPILILIPGANGTGDIFLPLAERLKEYFTIVTIDRRDYGKSELTKSLPEEANKPDSEYRVKRDAQDVATLAQQLSDGPVYVLGSSSGAIVAMHVLKEHPEVVKEIAFHEPPINTFLPDSDYWKEKNDEIVSIALNEGLQQAMQVFGKTLNIAPLDAKSMSQPVSENDEDKKEQYNSMMFWIEYEIRQYTHSDIKLSDLIQYKDKIVLFNGTDSKGSFPQDVNFYINEQTNINLLDIPGGHLGYVQKPDGFAEVLLNIWT; this is encoded by the coding sequence ATGCATACATTAGACCTACCGGGGGCTAAACTTCGTTATTATAAAGTCGGCCAAGGCCCTATTCTTATACTTATACCGGGTGCAAATGGAACGGGTGATATCTTTTTACCATTAGCCGAACGACTAAAAGAATATTTTACAATTGTCACAATAGATAGACGAGATTACGGTAAAAGCGAATTAACGAAATCACTACCTGAAGAAGCCAATAAACCTGATAGTGAATATCGTGTTAAAAGAGATGCTCAAGATGTTGCAACACTTGCCCAACAACTAAGCGATGGACCGGTTTATGTGTTAGGTTCAAGTTCAGGGGCTATCGTCGCTATGCATGTGTTAAAAGAACATCCAGAAGTCGTTAAAGAAATTGCTTTTCACGAACCGCCTATTAATACCTTTTTACCTGACAGTGACTATTGGAAAGAAAAAAATGATGAGATAGTTAGTATCGCTTTAAATGAAGGATTGCAACAAGCAATGCAAGTGTTTGGCAAAACCCTTAATATTGCGCCTTTAGATGCTAAAAGTATGTCACAACCTGTTTCTGAAAATGATGAAGATAAAAAAGAGCAATACAACAGTATGATGTTTTGGATCGAATACGAAATCAGACAATATACTCATTCCGACATTAAATTATCCGACTTGATACAATATAAAGATAAAATAGTGCTATTTAATGGTACTGATTCAAAAGGATCATTCCCACAAGACGTAAACTTTTATATTAATGAGCAAACAAATATCAATCTTTTAGACATTCCTGGAGGACATCTTGGTTACGTACAAAAACCAGATGGCTTTGCAGAAGTACTACTAAACATATGGACGTAG
- a CDS encoding MerR family transcriptional regulator, whose amino-acid sequence MHVKQVAENLGISEHTIRYYDKAGLFPFVARDNNGYRDFSEEDLYWIEFIKCMRQTHMPVTQLKEVAELYVQGSATKSQRQAIFERHKANLLHQKSLIEDGLATLDNKFKILENE is encoded by the coding sequence ATGCATGTAAAACAAGTCGCAGAAAATTTAGGCATTAGTGAACATACGATTCGCTATTATGATAAAGCTGGCCTTTTTCCTTTTGTTGCACGTGATAACAACGGTTACAGAGATTTTTCAGAAGAAGATTTGTACTGGATAGAATTTATTAAATGTATGCGCCAAACGCATATGCCAGTAACACAATTAAAAGAAGTAGCAGAATTATATGTACAAGGTAGTGCGACTAAGTCGCAACGACAAGCTATATTTGAACGACACAAAGCCAATTTACTGCATCAGAAATCTTTAATTGAAGATGGCCTAGCTACTTTAGATAATAAATTTAAAATTTTAGAGAATGAATAA
- a CDS encoding NmrA/HSCARG family protein, whose protein sequence is MTKSILVIGATGKQGYAVVQQLLNEGWNVRALTRNANNEKLAALHHTNLEIFQGDLNNKDVLVQAMTDQYGVYSVQPIIKDNVEEELRQGTLIIETAEQQNINYVVYSTAGGVNRNRTGSHFEALAEIENTLAASTLNYTIIKPTFIMDNFLRIATVEEGRIYIPEFIAPDIKFAMISTNDIAKIVANIFKTIPKFNHQSIEIASDELSLNEVIEIFSSATSKLAIIQGSFTSETVDRSWLEEKGYEVDFDQMDQLNPERLHLNDWIRNQQF, encoded by the coding sequence ATGACAAAAAGTATACTTGTTATTGGAGCAACTGGAAAGCAAGGTTATGCGGTAGTTCAGCAGTTGCTGAATGAAGGTTGGAATGTCCGCGCATTGACACGTAATGCTAATAATGAAAAATTAGCCGCTTTACATCATACTAATTTAGAAATTTTTCAAGGTGACTTAAATAATAAGGATGTATTAGTACAGGCAATGACAGATCAATATGGTGTTTATAGTGTTCAGCCTATTATTAAAGATAATGTTGAGGAAGAATTACGCCAAGGTACTCTCATTATAGAAACGGCAGAACAACAAAATATAAACTATGTAGTGTATAGTACGGCAGGTGGCGTGAACCGTAATCGTACAGGCTCACATTTTGAAGCATTAGCTGAAATTGAAAACACTCTAGCAGCATCAACACTAAATTATACAATTATTAAACCAACATTTATCATGGATAATTTTTTGCGTATTGCAACTGTCGAAGAAGGTCGAATTTATATCCCGGAATTTATCGCACCTGACATTAAGTTTGCGATGATTTCTACTAATGATATAGCAAAAATAGTCGCTAATATTTTTAAGACAATACCAAAATTTAACCATCAATCCATAGAAATTGCATCTGACGAATTATCATTAAATGAAGTAATAGAAATATTCTCTTCGGCAACTTCTAAACTGGCGATTATTCAAGGGTCATTTACTAGTGAAACTGTAGATAGATCGTGGCTAGAAGAAAAAGGTTATGAAGTCGATTTCGACCAAATGGACCAACTTAATCCTGAGCGATTACATTTAAATGATTGGATAAGAAACCAACAATTTTAA
- a CDS encoding SDR family oxidoreductase, translated as MGKFNGLDGKVIVIAGGAKNLGGLLSTTYAKKGAKLIIHHHDDNSLSEAEDTLEKVEQLGGEATLFKGDLTKIANIEALFEHGEATFGKVDVAINTVGKVLKKPIAEVTEEEFDQMQNINAKAAYFFIKYAEQHMNDNGKIITLATSLLAAYTGFYSTYAGEKAPVEHYTRAASKEFMNRGISVNAVAPGPMDTPFFYPQEEAEAVEFHKSQALHNQLTQIEDIVPIITFLTLDGWWINGQTLFANGGYTTR; from the coding sequence ATGGGTAAATTTAATGGTTTAGATGGGAAAGTTATCGTTATCGCAGGTGGTGCAAAAAATTTAGGCGGTTTATTAAGCACGACTTATGCTAAGAAGGGAGCCAAATTGATTATTCATCACCATGATGACAACTCCTTGTCAGAAGCTGAAGATACATTAGAAAAAGTAGAACAGTTAGGTGGTGAAGCCACGCTCTTTAAAGGAGATTTAACAAAGATAGCTAATATTGAAGCGCTATTTGAACATGGTGAGGCAACTTTCGGCAAAGTAGATGTTGCCATAAATACTGTAGGTAAAGTATTGAAGAAACCTATAGCTGAAGTAACAGAAGAAGAGTTTGATCAAATGCAAAACATTAACGCAAAAGCAGCTTACTTTTTCATTAAATATGCAGAACAACATATGAATGATAATGGTAAGATAATTACTTTAGCGACGTCATTACTTGCAGCATATACCGGATTTTATAGTACGTATGCAGGAGAGAAAGCTCCGGTTGAACATTATACACGTGCCGCATCTAAAGAATTTATGAATAGAGGTATTTCTGTTAATGCAGTAGCACCTGGACCAATGGATACACCTTTCTTTTATCCTCAAGAAGAAGCTGAAGCGGTAGAATTTCATAAATCTCAGGCACTGCATAATCAATTAACACAAATTGAAGACATTGTGCCTATTATCACTTTCTTAACGTTAGATGGTTGGTGGATTAATGGACAAACATTATTTGCTAACGGCGGTTATACAACACGGTAA
- a CDS encoding MFS transporter yields the protein MAQARNLIKSSEVIKKVFVTSTGNAIEWFDFALYAQLATYISSNFFGDVAEKNQLLFTFGTFAIAFLVRPIGAVFFGYIGDRYGRKIVLTTTITIMASSTLALGVLPPSDQIGIWAPILLLVVRMLQSFSTGGEYSGAMTYIVESSPDDKRGRLTSGLEMGTMIGNALAAITVAILLFSLSEHQITTWGWRLPFLLAAPFGIIVVYLRYKLDETPSFKNKEDDTQNNLLTAFKNYKKEAFIMAVAVIFLNVNNYMFLTYLPSFLKTNVGLDPQFSTILNAIALILMLPFIFSFGLLSDKFNNKSVILYGLGSFVCFSIPAFLLMNGNNHIIIVFVGIMIFAIMLSVFNGVMPSTLPAITHTNVRMKFLSIIYNIGTAVFGGVTPFILSLLSNLKSGHLNPAFYLMIVNLIGIIVFGIYFKATSNKPLKGSKPNISYDE from the coding sequence ATGGCTCAGGCTCGTAATTTAATTAAGAGCTCTGAAGTGATTAAAAAAGTTTTCGTTACATCAACGGGAAATGCAATAGAATGGTTTGATTTTGCACTATACGCACAGCTTGCAACATATATTAGTAGTAACTTTTTTGGCGATGTTGCTGAGAAAAATCAATTGCTTTTTACATTTGGAACATTTGCAATTGCCTTTTTAGTTAGACCGATAGGTGCCGTATTTTTTGGCTATATAGGTGATAGGTACGGTAGAAAAATAGTCTTAACAACTACTATCACTATAATGGCGTCTTCAACCTTAGCGTTAGGTGTTTTACCGCCTTCTGACCAAATTGGTATTTGGGCCCCTATCTTATTATTAGTTGTTAGAATGCTACAATCTTTTTCTACGGGTGGCGAATATAGTGGTGCTATGACTTATATTGTCGAAAGTAGTCCTGATGATAAAAGAGGTCGCCTAACAAGTGGCTTAGAAATGGGGACAATGATCGGCAACGCATTAGCAGCTATTACTGTAGCAATATTGTTATTTAGTCTTTCAGAACATCAAATTACAACTTGGGGCTGGCGGTTACCATTTTTATTAGCGGCGCCATTTGGTATTATTGTTGTTTATTTACGTTACAAATTAGATGAAACACCATCATTTAAAAATAAAGAGGACGATACACAAAATAATCTATTAACAGCTTTTAAAAATTATAAAAAAGAGGCATTTATTATGGCTGTAGCTGTCATATTTTTAAATGTTAATAATTATATGTTTTTAACTTACTTACCATCGTTCTTAAAGACTAATGTAGGATTGGACCCACAATTTTCTACAATTCTTAATGCCATAGCTTTAATATTAATGTTGCCGTTTATATTTAGCTTTGGTTTGTTAAGCGACAAATTTAATAATAAAAGTGTTATTCTTTACGGATTAGGCAGTTTTGTATGCTTTTCAATACCAGCATTTCTTTTGATGAATGGTAATAATCATATAATTATAGTATTTGTTGGTATAATGATTTTTGCAATTATGCTCTCTGTATTTAATGGCGTCATGCCTTCAACGCTCCCTGCAATTACACACACGAATGTGCGTATGAAATTTTTATCAATTATTTATAATATAGGAACTGCCGTATTTGGAGGGGTAACCCCGTTTATTCTATCACTATTAAGTAATTTAAAGAGTGGTCATTTAAACCCTGCATTTTATCTTATGATAGTTAATTTGATAGGTATAATTGTATTTGGTATATACTTTAAGGCAACGTCAAACAAGCCATTGAAAGGATCTAAACCTAATATAAGTTACGATGAGTAA